One segment of Anatilimnocola aggregata DNA contains the following:
- a CDS encoding glycosyltransferase family 2 protein: MPRLTVLIPCKDEIRHIRACIESVRPIADEILIADSGSTDGTLEAVREMGDCRVIEREYVNSANFKNWAIPQAKHEWVMVVDADERVTPELAAEIREVLQAEPSVDGYWLRRDFYFLGHPIRHGGWETATLVRLFRRDCQYQPRRVHADVVVPSGKVAPLKGRLEHFTAIDLAHFIERQHRYSTWSALDSFEKGKRAGILKMLTHAPLRFFQLYFLRGVFLDGGAGMLICGLQAYYTFLKDIKLWALANDRSEECQQLAPRQPRGADAPGKSPQLLRASA; the protein is encoded by the coding sequence ATGCCACGTCTGACCGTTCTCATTCCCTGTAAGGACGAAATCCGCCACATCCGGGCCTGCATCGAATCGGTTCGGCCAATTGCCGACGAAATTCTGATTGCCGACTCGGGATCGACGGACGGCACACTCGAGGCCGTGCGCGAAATGGGTGATTGCCGGGTGATTGAGCGCGAGTATGTGAACTCGGCCAATTTCAAGAACTGGGCCATTCCCCAGGCCAAGCACGAATGGGTGATGGTCGTCGATGCCGACGAACGCGTGACGCCCGAGCTAGCGGCGGAAATTCGGGAAGTCTTGCAAGCTGAACCGAGCGTCGATGGTTACTGGCTCCGCCGGGACTTCTATTTTTTAGGTCACCCGATTCGTCACGGGGGCTGGGAAACCGCGACCCTGGTGCGTTTGTTTCGGCGCGACTGCCAGTATCAACCACGGCGCGTGCATGCCGATGTGGTCGTGCCGAGCGGGAAAGTGGCACCTTTGAAGGGTCGACTCGAACACTTCACGGCCATCGACCTGGCACATTTCATCGAACGGCAGCATCGCTATAGCACCTGGTCGGCGCTCGACAGTTTCGAGAAAGGCAAGCGAGCTGGCATTCTGAAAATGCTCACGCATGCTCCCCTGCGATTCTTTCAACTGTACTTTCTACGGGGTGTGTTTCTCGATGGTGGCGCCGGCATGCTCATTTGCGGCTTGCAGGCCTACTACACCTTTTTGAAGGACATCAAGCTCTGGGCACTCGCCAACGACCGCTCCGAGGAGTGTCAGCAATTGGCCCCGCGGCAACCGCGGGGAGCCGATGCACCCGGGAAGAGTCCGCAACTGCTGCGGGCCTCGGCATAA
- a CDS encoding RluA family pseudouridine synthase → MPATVKHLEVDEESPYVGDRADRAVQTLCGLSRSQVNGLFDHQCVKVNGLMCDDASRRLMAGDRIELTYHAGQRYHPMNKPRKNLGFEIVFEDRHLIIVNKPAQLLTVPTKKGETNTLLDKVSNYARHVGHVRAAFNAHRLDRGVSGLLAFGKSMEISQAIRDQFALHKPEREYVAIVAGHMKPQAGTMKSLLATDRDLNRFSTDDEEVGQLAITHFKVAEHLHDTTVMSIWLETGRRNQIRVHFAEQGHPVLGDPRYEPETAAHRHWANTRIALHARKLGFEHPETGEMLKFEVPLPEEMIRFINGQKAVLKRK, encoded by the coding sequence ATGCCCGCGACTGTAAAACACTTGGAAGTTGATGAAGAATCGCCCTATGTCGGCGACCGGGCTGATCGAGCGGTGCAGACGCTGTGCGGGCTGTCGCGGTCGCAGGTGAACGGACTGTTCGACCATCAGTGCGTGAAGGTGAATGGCCTGATGTGCGACGATGCATCCCGCCGCTTGATGGCTGGAGATCGAATCGAACTGACCTACCATGCTGGCCAGCGCTATCACCCGATGAACAAGCCCCGGAAGAATCTGGGCTTTGAGATCGTTTTTGAAGACCGGCATTTGATTATTGTCAACAAGCCGGCTCAACTCCTCACGGTGCCAACGAAGAAGGGGGAGACGAATACGCTGCTCGACAAGGTGAGCAACTATGCTCGCCACGTCGGCCACGTGCGGGCGGCCTTCAATGCCCATCGCTTGGACCGCGGCGTATCCGGACTGCTGGCGTTCGGCAAGAGTATGGAGATCTCGCAGGCCATTCGCGATCAGTTTGCCCTGCACAAGCCCGAGCGCGAGTACGTGGCCATTGTTGCCGGCCACATGAAACCGCAAGCCGGCACGATGAAGAGCCTGCTGGCCACCGACCGCGACTTGAATCGCTTTTCGACCGATGACGAAGAAGTGGGGCAGCTGGCGATTACGCACTTTAAAGTTGCCGAGCATTTGCACGATACGACCGTGATGTCGATTTGGCTGGAGACCGGCCGGCGCAATCAGATTCGCGTCCATTTTGCCGAACAAGGGCACCCGGTCCTCGGCGACCCGCGCTATGAGCCGGAAACAGCTGCCCACAGGCATTGGGCAAATACGCGGATCGCCCTGCACGCACGCAAGCTGGGGTTCGAACATCCCGAAACGGGCGAGATGCTGAAGTTTGAAGTGCCGCTGCCCGAAGAAATGATTCGGTTCATCAATGGGCAGAAGGCAGTGCTAAAGCGGAAGTAG
- a CDS encoding SRPBCC family protein has translation MSSTYVLERAQLIPRSRDEVFAFFADAGNLQMITPPWLHFRILTQLPLEMRTGALIEYRLRLYGLPIWWRTRIEEYEPCERFVDRQLRGPYKRWHHTHEFSETPAGTLMKDTVRYQLPFGPLGTLTHRLTVQRLLKRIFDFRYETIERHFAAAQVL, from the coding sequence ATGTCATCCACCTACGTGCTCGAACGCGCGCAACTGATTCCCCGCTCGCGCGACGAAGTCTTTGCCTTCTTTGCCGATGCCGGCAATCTGCAAATGATTACGCCGCCGTGGCTCCATTTTCGTATCCTCACGCAACTTCCTTTGGAAATGCGGACGGGAGCGTTGATCGAATATCGTCTGCGGCTATATGGCCTGCCCATTTGGTGGCGCACTCGCATTGAAGAATACGAGCCTTGCGAGCGATTTGTCGATCGGCAATTGCGCGGGCCGTACAAGCGGTGGCATCACACGCACGAGTTCAGCGAAACCCCCGCTGGCACATTGATGAAGGACACGGTTCGCTACCAGTTGCCTTTCGGTCCGCTCGGCACGCTCACGCATCGGCTGACGGTGCAGCGCTTACTAAAGCGGATTTTCGACTTCCGCTACGAGACGATCGAACGGCACTTTGCCGCCGCGCAGGTGTTGTAG
- a CDS encoding pyridoxamine 5'-phosphate oxidase family protein — translation MSLTQFKQQVTSVDELVEVIGTPGELALRKELKQLDDHMRRFIANSPFVVISTHGADGRCDASPRGDAPGFVHVLDEHSLLIPDRRGNRRVDTFRNLLETRRIGLLFLVPGMGETLRINGRAAIIRDEDHLAPLIAGGQLPHLAIAVEVEECYLQCAKALLRSKLWENHERPDLSSLPCAAEMFADQAQMPEFDAAKLQVLLDGAYQRLY, via the coding sequence ATGTCCCTGACTCAGTTCAAGCAACAGGTTACTTCCGTCGATGAATTGGTCGAGGTGATCGGCACGCCGGGCGAGTTGGCGCTGCGCAAGGAGTTGAAACAACTCGACGATCATATGCGGCGGTTCATTGCCAATTCGCCGTTCGTTGTCATCAGCACGCATGGGGCCGATGGTCGCTGCGATGCATCGCCACGCGGTGACGCGCCGGGCTTCGTCCACGTGCTGGACGAGCATTCGCTGCTCATTCCTGATCGCCGCGGCAATCGCCGCGTCGATACTTTTCGCAATCTGCTTGAGACACGTCGGATTGGCCTGCTCTTCCTCGTGCCGGGAATGGGCGAAACGCTGCGGATCAACGGCCGGGCAGCCATCATCCGCGATGAAGACCATTTAGCCCCGCTGATCGCCGGTGGCCAACTGCCCCACCTGGCCATCGCGGTGGAAGTGGAAGAATGCTACCTGCAATGTGCCAAAGCTCTGTTGCGGTCGAAGTTGTGGGAGAACCACGAAAGGCCCGACCTAAGCAGCTTGCCCTGCGCGGCCGAGATGTTTGCCGACCAGGCTCAAATGCCGGAGTTCGACGCGGCCAAGCTTCAAGTCTTGCTCGACGGAGCCTATCAGCGACTTTACTAG
- a CDS encoding M20/M25/M40 family metallo-hydrolase, with product MINTAWFSRRLIAAKFNRSLLAVALASVSLTIAASAAEKANVAAESQARLKETVGYLSSDELEGRGVGTEGLNKAADYLAAEFRKLGLKTDLFDGTPFQKFEVTVTTEMGPAKQNFLSLVGPLAPGAKEPEKVVFKLGEDFNPLAAGGTGAFDADLVFAGYGITSAKDPEYDDYKDLKVEGKVVVLLRKEPQQQDPKSKFNGDKPSPHAIFMRKIGNAYEHGAAAVIFINDGLELKTAREVAQKVWTDAVAKLAEERTKFGEIKEPTADQQEAYTASIKKLAERIVELSNDLANPDQVLTFTGAGDEIQQRKMPVLFAKRSLIEPIVKSVTGKSLAEIEAGIDADLKPQSAVLTGWKAIGEANVVQKKTEVKNVIAVLEGEGPHADETIVIGAHYDHLGLGGAGSLAPWTKEIHNGADDNASGTALLLEVAHQLATSGKKPQRRIVFMAFTGEERGLLGSAHYTRQPRFPLDKTVAMFNLDMVGRLTDDKLIVYGTGTAKEFDPLVESLAKKYDFKLTKKPEGYGPSDHSSFYAKKIPVLHLFTGTHSDYHRPSDDSPKLNIEGMQRIAAMLVDVVNDTDALSTRPEYIEIKGMAMIGGAGDSDRPYFGSIPDFANNEEGVLLSGVAPGGPAEKGGLKGGDLIIKIGDSKIGSLEDMQSALVKHKIGEKVKVIVKRDGKEQTFDVTLTKRGR from the coding sequence ATGATCAATACTGCGTGGTTCAGTCGTCGCCTGATTGCGGCGAAGTTTAATCGTTCTCTGCTGGCGGTTGCCCTTGCTAGTGTCAGCCTCACAATCGCTGCTTCAGCTGCCGAAAAGGCCAATGTGGCCGCGGAATCGCAGGCCCGGCTGAAAGAGACGGTCGGCTACCTGTCGTCCGACGAACTGGAAGGGCGTGGCGTAGGTACCGAAGGACTGAATAAGGCAGCCGACTACCTGGCCGCGGAGTTTCGCAAACTCGGGCTGAAGACCGACCTGTTCGACGGCACTCCCTTTCAAAAGTTTGAAGTAACCGTCACCACCGAGATGGGCCCAGCCAAGCAGAACTTCCTCTCGCTGGTTGGTCCGCTTGCACCGGGGGCGAAGGAGCCGGAGAAGGTCGTGTTCAAGTTGGGCGAAGACTTCAATCCGCTGGCCGCGGGCGGCACGGGCGCGTTCGATGCAGACCTTGTTTTCGCCGGCTATGGAATCACGTCAGCCAAGGATCCCGAATACGACGATTACAAAGATCTGAAGGTCGAAGGGAAAGTCGTTGTCCTCCTTCGCAAGGAACCGCAGCAGCAAGATCCGAAGAGCAAGTTCAACGGCGACAAGCCTTCGCCCCACGCGATCTTCATGCGCAAGATTGGGAATGCGTACGAACATGGGGCGGCAGCTGTCATCTTTATCAATGACGGCTTGGAGTTGAAAACCGCGCGCGAAGTGGCGCAAAAGGTGTGGACCGATGCGGTCGCCAAGTTGGCCGAAGAGCGGACCAAGTTCGGCGAAATCAAAGAGCCGACAGCCGATCAACAAGAAGCCTATACCGCCAGCATCAAGAAACTGGCCGAGCGGATCGTCGAATTGAGCAACGATTTGGCCAATCCCGATCAAGTCCTGACGTTCACAGGTGCTGGCGACGAAATCCAGCAGCGGAAAATGCCGGTGCTGTTCGCCAAGCGATCTCTCATCGAACCCATCGTTAAATCAGTTACTGGCAAGTCGCTGGCCGAAATCGAAGCTGGCATCGATGCGGACCTGAAGCCGCAAAGTGCCGTGCTGACCGGCTGGAAGGCGATCGGCGAAGCCAACGTCGTACAGAAGAAAACGGAAGTGAAGAACGTTATTGCTGTGCTCGAAGGGGAAGGGCCCCATGCCGACGAGACCATCGTCATTGGAGCGCATTACGACCACTTGGGCCTCGGAGGTGCTGGCTCGCTCGCGCCGTGGACGAAGGAAATTCATAACGGGGCAGACGACAATGCTTCCGGCACTGCCCTGCTGTTGGAAGTGGCTCATCAACTGGCAACTTCGGGCAAGAAACCACAGCGGCGAATTGTGTTCATGGCCTTCACGGGTGAAGAGCGAGGCTTGCTCGGCAGTGCGCATTACACCCGTCAGCCACGTTTTCCACTCGATAAGACGGTGGCCATGTTCAACCTTGATATGGTTGGTCGCCTGACCGACGACAAGCTCATTGTCTATGGCACCGGCACAGCGAAGGAGTTCGATCCGCTCGTGGAGTCGCTGGCCAAGAAGTACGACTTCAAGTTGACGAAGAAACCAGAAGGCTATGGTCCCAGCGATCACAGTTCGTTTTATGCTAAGAAAATTCCGGTGCTGCACCTCTTTACTGGCACGCACAGCGACTATCACCGCCCGAGCGACGACTCGCCCAAGTTGAACATCGAAGGCATGCAACGGATTGCCGCGATGCTGGTCGATGTTGTCAACGACACCGACGCGCTCTCCACGCGGCCCGAGTACATCGAAATCAAAGGGATGGCGATGATCGGCGGGGCTGGCGATTCGGACCGGCCGTACTTCGGCAGCATTCCCGACTTTGCCAACAACGAAGAAGGAGTGCTCCTCTCGGGTGTGGCGCCGGGTGGACCGGCGGAAAAAGGTGGCCTGAAGGGTGGCGATCTGATCATCAAGATCGGCGACAGCAAGATCGGCAGCCTCGAAGACATGCAGTCCGCCCTGGTCAAGCACAAGATTGGCGAGAAGGTCAAAGTAATCGTCAAACGCGACGGCAAAGAGCAGACGTTCGACGTAACGCTGACGAAGCGCGGTCGATAG
- a CDS encoding class I SAM-dependent methyltransferase yields MALPRVLEPEVMDTDAEASSYNSMDHSAVNRLFVADLLAVLATQPAPKSRSRLVPDDDDAATLDVLDLGTGTALIVVELCDQLAECRVMAADAAAAMLNLAHYNLEVAGHMHRVQLDQIDAKQLHYVNGQFGIVMSNSLIHHIPEPIIALREAVRVTLPGGLLFFRDLLRPESTAQLAELVQTYAGNETEFSRKMFTESLHAALSLSEIRELIASLGFPAESVQQTSDRHWTWTGWRNAE; encoded by the coding sequence ATGGCGCTGCCTCGCGTACTTGAGCCCGAAGTGATGGATACCGATGCCGAGGCTTCATCGTACAACTCGATGGATCACTCAGCAGTGAACAGGCTGTTCGTCGCTGACTTGCTGGCAGTGCTCGCCACTCAACCTGCTCCCAAATCGCGCAGCCGACTCGTGCCCGACGATGATGACGCAGCCACACTCGATGTTCTTGATCTGGGGACCGGCACGGCGCTGATTGTGGTTGAACTTTGCGACCAGCTTGCTGAGTGCCGCGTGATGGCCGCCGATGCTGCCGCAGCGATGCTGAACCTGGCGCACTACAACCTGGAAGTGGCCGGGCACATGCACCGCGTACAACTCGACCAGATCGATGCCAAGCAGTTGCACTATGTGAATGGCCAGTTCGGCATTGTCATGTCGAACAGCCTGATCCATCACATTCCGGAACCGATTATCGCCCTGCGCGAAGCCGTGCGCGTCACACTGCCCGGCGGGCTCCTCTTCTTCCGCGACTTGCTTCGTCCCGAATCGACCGCGCAGCTGGCTGAACTCGTGCAAACCTATGCCGGCAACGAAACAGAGTTCTCTCGCAAAATGTTCACTGAATCTCTGCACGCCGCTCTCTCGCTCAGCGAGATTCGAGAACTGATTGCCTCACTCGGCTTTCCCGCCGAAAGTGTGCAACAGACCAGCGACCGACATTGGACGTGGACGGGCTGGAGAAATGCAGAATGA
- a CDS encoding Gfo/Idh/MocA family protein — protein MSKSLLSRRTVLKAAAASSVFPLFTIAGTKASGKVIGANDTIRIGVAGIKGRGGSHIDGFAGQKNVEVACLIDPDSSLFESRTKHVNSKGGNTPKCVQDIRKALEDKTLDAISVATTNHWHSLITIWACQAGKDVYVEKPISHNVWEGRKCVEAAKKYNRVVQHGTQRRSSSGEAKTMAAIHSGDYGKLLVSKGYCCKSRWSIGTKAVETPPSSLDFDIWNGPAPKLDFHRNLVHYNWHWFWETGNGDIGNQGVHEMDVARWAIKDGTLPTKVWTMGGRFLPDGKDQGETPNQQLSVMEFGDTLLVFETRGLTGNKSHPDWPTQVTNEFYMTDGVIKGGKFYAKGSDKGESLKGGDDATVAPGGPFGSFTAAMRSRNPKDNNADAETAHYSAALCHLANISYRLGKQVPYSKTAPKEAGDNKIVHESFAKIRENCAGVGVKLDNAEYTLGRTLTFDPAKEQFVGDDAANLLLTRPYRAPYVVPEKV, from the coding sequence ATGAGTAAATCGTTATTATCGCGTCGTACGGTGTTGAAGGCCGCTGCGGCCAGTTCGGTGTTTCCGCTGTTTACCATCGCCGGGACCAAGGCGAGCGGCAAAGTGATCGGCGCGAACGATACGATTCGGATCGGCGTCGCGGGGATCAAAGGGCGCGGCGGTTCGCACATCGATGGTTTTGCCGGGCAGAAGAATGTCGAAGTCGCCTGCCTGATCGATCCCGATTCGTCGTTGTTCGAATCGCGTACGAAGCACGTCAACTCCAAGGGTGGCAACACCCCCAAGTGCGTGCAGGACATTCGCAAGGCGCTGGAAGACAAAACGCTCGACGCCATTTCGGTCGCCACGACCAATCACTGGCATTCGCTGATCACGATCTGGGCTTGCCAGGCCGGCAAGGATGTCTACGTCGAAAAGCCGATCAGCCATAACGTGTGGGAAGGTCGCAAGTGCGTCGAAGCGGCCAAGAAGTACAACCGCGTGGTGCAACACGGCACGCAGCGCCGCAGTAGCAGCGGCGAAGCCAAAACCATGGCCGCCATTCACAGCGGCGACTACGGCAAGCTGCTGGTGAGCAAAGGCTATTGCTGCAAGAGTCGCTGGAGCATCGGTACCAAGGCCGTCGAAACGCCGCCGTCGTCGCTCGACTTCGACATCTGGAATGGTCCCGCGCCAAAGCTTGACTTCCATCGCAACCTTGTCCATTACAATTGGCACTGGTTCTGGGAAACCGGCAACGGCGACATCGGCAACCAGGGCGTTCACGAAATGGACGTCGCCCGCTGGGCCATCAAAGACGGCACGCTGCCGACCAAAGTCTGGACGATGGGTGGCCGCTTTTTGCCCGACGGCAAGGACCAAGGCGAAACTCCCAATCAACAACTTTCGGTGATGGAGTTCGGCGATACGCTGTTAGTCTTCGAGACCCGCGGCCTCACCGGCAATAAGTCGCACCCCGACTGGCCGACGCAGGTGACGAACGAGTTCTACATGACCGATGGCGTCATCAAGGGTGGCAAGTTCTACGCGAAGGGGAGCGACAAGGGGGAATCACTCAAAGGTGGCGACGATGCCACCGTCGCGCCCGGCGGTCCGTTCGGCAGCTTCACTGCGGCCATGCGGTCGCGCAATCCCAAGGACAACAACGCCGACGCGGAGACCGCGCACTACTCGGCGGCGCTCTGCCACCTGGCGAACATTTCCTATCGCCTGGGCAAGCAGGTGCCTTACAGCAAGACCGCCCCGAAGGAAGCTGGCGATAACAAGATCGTCCACGAGTCGTTCGCCAAGATTCGCGAGAACTGCGCCGGTGTCGGCGTCAAGCTCGACAATGCCGAGTACACCCTTGGCCGCACGCTGACCTTCGATCCGGCCAAGGAGCAATTCGTCGGCGACGATGCCGCGAACCTGCTCCTCACGCGGCCCTATCGGGCACCGTATGTGGTGCCGGAAAAGGTGTAG
- a CDS encoding ThuA domain-containing protein: MSLPVLRSFAFLVWALAGALSAAEITVNKQSRTKADGDQWSLKQTTEKWQPAQTAIIVCDMWDAHHCLNAVRRELELAPRMEQVLKNARSKGVLIIHAPSSCMEAYKEHPARLRAQGLPTAANLPKDIAAWCRHIPEEDGGKYPIDQTDGGEDDDLDEHRRWAEQLAARGRNPKSPWKSQIDLLTIDGKQDVISDSGVEIWNLLEARGVKNVILMGVHTNMCVLGRPFGLRQMAKNGKNVVLMRDLTDTMYNPAKAPFVSHHAGTQLIVEHIEKFVCPTITSVDFVGGEPFRYSDQRKNVVMLIGDDEYKTEVTLPSFAETDLKPLGLNVTIVHSDPKDKNQFPGMAAAVKSADVVLVSVRRRTPPKEQLDALREHVAAGKPLVGIRTASHAWALRNTKDADALEKQGLSFWQDFDPAVFGGHYTGHHGAGPKTTISLADGSSSHMILRGVNLEGFAGNGSLYKAAPLAASTTPLLMGTIPNTPIEPVAWTNLAGEKKARVFYTSLGHAEDFESPAFRKLLQNGVLWSLGVLEPRMGGAPLATK; encoded by the coding sequence ATGTCGTTGCCAGTGCTTCGCAGTTTCGCGTTTCTTGTTTGGGCCCTGGCTGGCGCGCTCTCCGCGGCTGAAATCACGGTGAACAAGCAGTCGCGCACCAAAGCGGACGGCGATCAGTGGTCGCTCAAGCAAACCACAGAGAAATGGCAGCCCGCGCAAACGGCGATCATCGTTTGCGATATGTGGGACGCCCATCATTGCTTGAACGCGGTGCGGCGCGAATTGGAACTGGCTCCGCGGATGGAACAGGTGCTGAAAAATGCCCGCAGCAAGGGCGTGCTCATCATTCACGCCCCCAGTAGTTGCATGGAAGCCTATAAAGAACACCCCGCGCGTCTGCGGGCCCAAGGCCTGCCGACAGCTGCCAACTTGCCCAAGGATATCGCGGCCTGGTGCCGGCATATTCCCGAAGAAGACGGCGGTAAGTACCCCATCGATCAGACCGATGGGGGCGAAGACGACGACCTGGATGAACATCGCCGCTGGGCCGAGCAATTAGCCGCCAGGGGACGCAATCCCAAGTCGCCTTGGAAGAGCCAGATCGATCTTCTCACCATCGATGGGAAGCAAGACGTCATCAGCGACAGCGGCGTCGAGATTTGGAATCTGCTAGAAGCGCGCGGCGTGAAGAACGTCATTCTGATGGGCGTGCATACGAACATGTGCGTCCTTGGTCGCCCCTTCGGCCTGCGGCAAATGGCCAAGAATGGTAAGAACGTGGTGCTCATGCGGGATCTGACCGACACGATGTACAACCCGGCCAAGGCACCGTTCGTCAGCCATCATGCGGGTACGCAGTTAATCGTCGAGCACATTGAAAAGTTCGTCTGCCCAACAATCACCAGTGTCGACTTTGTCGGGGGCGAACCGTTCCGCTATTCCGATCAGCGCAAGAACGTAGTCATGCTGATTGGCGACGACGAGTACAAAACCGAAGTCACGCTCCCCTCCTTTGCCGAGACCGACCTCAAGCCACTTGGGTTGAACGTGACCATCGTTCACTCCGATCCGAAAGACAAGAACCAGTTTCCTGGAATGGCAGCTGCCGTGAAGAGTGCCGACGTCGTGCTCGTGAGCGTTCGCCGTCGCACGCCCCCCAAGGAACAGCTTGATGCCTTGCGCGAACACGTTGCCGCCGGTAAACCGCTGGTTGGCATTCGCACCGCCAGTCATGCCTGGGCGCTGCGGAACACCAAGGACGCAGATGCTCTCGAAAAGCAAGGCTTGAGTTTTTGGCAAGATTTTGATCCAGCGGTATTCGGCGGGCACTACACGGGCCATCACGGAGCGGGACCAAAGACAACCATCTCACTCGCAGATGGCAGCAGTTCTCACATGATCTTGCGGGGCGTGAATCTCGAAGGCTTCGCCGGCAACGGCTCGCTTTACAAAGCCGCACCTCTTGCGGCGAGCACCACTCCGCTACTAATGGGAACCATTCCGAATACGCCCATCGAACCCGTCGCTTGGACCAATCTGGCAGGCGAGAAGAAAGCCCGCGTGTTTTACACCTCGCTGGGCCATGCTGAAGACTTCGAGAGTCCAGCCTTCCGCAAGCTATTGCAGAATGGCGTTCTCTGGTCGCTCGGCGTGCTCGAACCCCGAATGGGCGGCGCACCACTGGCCACGAAATAG
- a CDS encoding WD40 repeat domain-containing protein — MATPEKFKLLKDQGRPEILLSLARVKDTGRLFLGASDGKIYDLDLLAEKPEFKSWEGHQSYVTGLALAGETLVSGSYDGKLIWRDITSGEIKRTLEAHSRWIRKLALSPDAKRVASVADDMVCRVFEIETGKQVHELHGHEARTPNHFPSMLYTVAFSPTGQHLATADRVGHICIWDASTGSKVQSLDAPGFYTWDAKQRIHSIGGIRSLAFSPDGTQIVVGGIGHIGNIDHLDGPSRVELFAWEKAEKVHEFLGDAKGLVESFAFGPDGKWLIGAGGDNGGFVQIYDLEAKKVARSEKVPMHVHSITLSETADKLFACGHGKAAVWEL, encoded by the coding sequence ATGGCCACTCCCGAAAAATTCAAGCTGCTAAAAGACCAGGGTCGCCCTGAAATCCTGCTCTCGCTGGCACGTGTGAAAGATACTGGCCGGCTGTTTCTCGGCGCTTCCGACGGCAAGATTTACGATCTCGATCTGCTGGCCGAGAAGCCTGAATTCAAATCGTGGGAAGGGCATCAAAGCTACGTCACCGGGCTGGCCCTCGCGGGCGAAACGCTCGTCAGTGGCAGTTACGACGGCAAGCTGATTTGGCGCGACATCACTTCAGGCGAAATCAAGCGCACCCTCGAAGCCCATTCGCGTTGGATTCGCAAGCTCGCCCTCTCACCCGATGCCAAACGCGTGGCCAGCGTTGCCGACGATATGGTCTGCCGCGTGTTCGAAATCGAAACAGGCAAGCAGGTGCACGAACTCCACGGGCACGAGGCTCGCACTCCGAATCATTTCCCGTCGATGCTCTATACCGTCGCTTTCTCGCCAACCGGCCAACACCTGGCAACAGCTGACCGCGTCGGGCACATTTGCATTTGGGATGCTTCGACGGGGAGCAAAGTTCAATCGCTCGATGCTCCGGGCTTCTACACCTGGGACGCCAAGCAGCGGATTCACTCGATCGGCGGGATTCGTTCGCTTGCGTTCTCGCCAGACGGAACCCAGATTGTGGTCGGCGGGATTGGGCACATCGGCAACATCGACCACCTTGATGGTCCGTCGCGCGTCGAACTGTTTGCCTGGGAGAAAGCCGAGAAAGTGCACGAGTTTCTCGGCGATGCCAAGGGGCTAGTCGAGAGTTTTGCCTTCGGCCCGGATGGCAAGTGGTTGATCGGTGCCGGCGGCGATAATGGTGGGTTTGTCCAGATTTATGACCTAGAGGCCAAAAAGGTCGCCCGCAGCGAAAAAGTGCCCATGCACGTTCACTCGATCACGCTGAGCGAAACGGCCGACAAGCTGTTCGCGTGCGGCCACGGCAAAGCAGCCGTCTGGGAACTGTAG